The following coding sequences are from one Syngnathus acus chromosome 14, fSynAcu1.2, whole genome shotgun sequence window:
- the ckma gene encoding creatine kinase, muscle a has product MPFGNTHNNFKLNYKVEEEYPDLSKHNNHMAKVLTKDMYGKLRDKQTPSGYTLDDVIQTGVDNPGHPFIMTVGCVAGDEESYEVFKDLLDPIISDRHSGYGPNDLHKTDLNFENLKGGDDLDPNYVLSSRVRTGRSIKGFTLPPHNSRGERRIIEKLSVEALTSLDGEFKGKYYPLKTMTDAEQEQLIADHFLFDKPVSPLLTCAGMARDWPDARGIWHNDNKTFLVWVNEEDHLRVISMQKGGNMREVFKRFCVGLQKIEEIFKKHNHGFMWNKHLGYILTCPSNLGTGLRGGVHVKLPKLSTHAKFDEILTRLRLQKRGTGGVDTASVGGVFDISNADRLGSSEVDQVQMVVDGVKLMVEMEKKLEKGEAIDSMIPAQK; this is encoded by the exons ATGCCTTTCGGAAACACCCACAACAACTTCAAGCTCAACTACAAAGTTGAGGAAGAGTATCCTGACTTGTCCAAGCACAACAACCACATGGCCAAGGTTCTGACCAAGGATATGTATGGCAAGCTGAGGGACAAGCAGACACCTAGTGGCTACACCctggatgatgtcatccagACCGGTGTTGACAACCCCG GTCACCCCTTCATCATGACTGTTGGCTGTGTGGCTGGCGATGAGGAGTCCTATGAGGTTTTCAAAGATCTGCTGGACCCCATCATCTCCGACCGTCATAGTGGATACGGCCCCAACGACCTCCACAAGACTGACCTGAACTTCGAGAACCTGAAG GGTGGTGATGACTTGGACCCCAACTACGTTCTGTCCAGCCGCGTCCGTACCGGCCGCAGCATCAAGGGCTTCACCCTGCCGCCCCACAACAGCCGTGGCGAGCGCAGAATTATCGAGAAGCTGTCCGTTGAGG CTCTGACCAGCCTGGATGGTGAGTTCAAGGGCAAATACTACCCCCTGAAGACCATGACTGATGCTGAACAGGAGCAGCTGATTGCtgatcacttcctgtttgacaAGCCCGTCTCCCCCCTTCTGACTTGCGCTGGTATGGCCCGTGACTGGCCCGACGCCAGAGGCATCTG GCACAATGACAACAAGACTTTCTTGGTGTGGGTGAATGAGGAGGATCACCTTCGTGTCATCTCTATGCAGAAGGGCGGCAACATGAGGGAAGTCTTCAAGCGTTTCTGTGTTGGCCTTCAGAAG ATTGAGGAGATCTTCAAGAAGCACAACCATGGTTTCATGTGGAACAAGCATTTGGGCTACATCCTGACCTGCCCCTCTAACCTGGGAACCGGTCTGCGTGGCGGCGTCCACGTCAAGCTGCCGAAGCTGAGCACACACGCCAAGTTTGACGAGATCCTCACCAGGCTGCGTCTGCAGAAGCGTGGCACAG GCGGTGTCGACACCGCGTCCGTCGGTGGTGTTTTCGACATCTCCAACGCCGATCGTCTGGGATCTTCCGAGGTGGATCAGGTCCAGATGGTGGTTGATGGTGTCAAGCTGATGGTGGAGATGGAGAAAAAGCTGGAGAAGGGAGAGGCCATCGACAGCATGATCCCTGCCCAGAAGTAA
- the LOC119133695 gene encoding odorant receptor 131-2-like — protein sequence MGTQVYAPDTACGDMSEGALGNASAVIQYRDSLSKALAKNLLVLAMGLSINYINVGLIYTFCKHQIFYSDPRYILFFHLAVNDMIQTTISLILFMISYILYRISVSACAALLLPAALTNENTPLNLACMAAECYIAVCLPLQHARICTVRRTLALIALIWTCSLISTLPDLFVTLATEPPEYFSSRVFCTRLNVFPNPLLAEKQKYAYLIYLLLVWPVIFFTYFKIFFVAQSASKDAKKAQRTVMLHGFQLLLCMTTYAVPALQQALFRWFPKNYSDSLFGCFILIQVLPRAISPIIYGVRDKCFRKHLKHYLLCNCGPDSAEIKSKNNGTAPTT from the exons ATGGGGACTCAGGTGTATGCACCTGACACAG CGTGCGGGGACATGAGCGAAGGCGCGTTGGGGAACGCCAGCGCCGTCATCCAGTACCGAGACTCGCTGAGCAAAGCGCTGGCCAAGAACCTGCTGGTGCTTGCCATGGGACTGTCCATCAACTACATCAACGTGGGCCTCATCTACACCTTCTGCAAGCACCAG ATCTTCTACTCGGACCCTCGCTATATCCTGTTCTTCCATCTGGCTGTGAATGACATGATCCAGACGACCATCAGCCTCATCCTCTTCATGATCAGTTACATCCTTTACAGGATCAGCGTGTCGGCGTGCGCCGCTTTACTCCTGCCGGCCGCCCTCACCAATGAGAACACGCCCCTCAACCTGGCGTGCATGGCGGCCGAGTGTTACATCGCCGTGTGTCTTCCGCTTCAGCACGCTCGCATCTGTACGGTCAGGAGAACTCTGGCCCTCATCGCCTTGATCTGGACCTGCAGCCTCATCTCCACCCTGCCGGACCTCTTCGTAACGCTggccaccgagccgccggaGTACTTCTCATCTCGGGTCTTCTGCACACGACTAAACGTATTCCCCAATCCGCTGCTGGCTGAGAAGCAGAAATATGCGTACCTTATATACCTGTTGCTTGTATGGCCGGTCATTTTCTTCACATACTTCAAGATTTTCTTTGTGGCCCAATCGGCCAGCAAGGATGCCAAGAAGGCTCAGAGGACTGTCATGCTGCACGGTTTTCAGCTTCTGCTGTGCATGACCACGTATGCGGTTCCAGCGCTCCAGCAAGCTTTGTTCCGCTGGTTCCCCAAGAACTACTCAGACTCTTTGTTCGGCTGCTTCATCCTCATTCAGGTCCTGCCCCGCGCCATCAGCCCCATCATATACGGCGTGAGGGACAAGTGCTTCAGGAAACACCTCAAACACTACTTGCTCTGCAACTGCGGCCCTGACTCagcagaaataaaaagcaagaACAACGGCACAGCACCAACAACTTAA